A region from the Motacilla alba alba isolate MOTALB_02 chromosome 10, Motacilla_alba_V1.0_pri, whole genome shotgun sequence genome encodes:
- the STARD5 gene encoding stAR-related lipid transfer protein 5, which translates to MDCAGRAEAAAEQLRLYRRDPDGWRGCRSTGEVAVSWRPSAEFAGNLYKGEGILPASPQSVWECIKPVAGGLRTKWDQNVKDFEVIEAISDTVSICRTTTPSACMRIISPREFVDVVVMKQYEDGTMLSAATNVEHPLCPPQPNFVRGFNYPCGCFCIPVPGEPDRTELLTFFQTDLGGYLPQTVVDSFFPSSISGFYSNLTKAVKALKA; encoded by the exons aTGGACTGCGCGGGGCGCGCCGAGGCGGCGGCCGAGCAGCTGCGGCTCTACCGCCGGGACCCCGACGGCTGGCGGGGCTGCCGCAGCACG GGTGAGGTCGCGGTGTCCTGGAGACCCTCGGCGGAGTTCGCTGGCAATCT GTACAAGGGAGAGGGCATCCTGCCCGCCAGCCCGCAGAGTGTCTGGGAGTGCATCAAGCCGGTGGCCGGCGGGCTCAGGACCAAGTGGGACCAAAACGTGAAGGACTTCGAGGTCATCGAAGCCATCAGTGAT ACTGTCTCTATATGCAGAACCACAACCCCTTCTGCTTGCATGAGGATCATTTCACCGAGGGAATTTGTGGATGTAGTAGTGATGAAGCAATACGAAGATGGGACGATGCTGTCTGCTG ccaCCAATGTGGAACACCCGCTGTGTCCTCCTCAACCAAATTTTGTGAGAGGTTTTAATTATCCTTGTGGCTGCTTCTGCATACCTGTTCCAGG GGAGCCAGACAGGACTGAGCTCCTCACTTTCTTTCAGACGGATCTTGGTGGCTATCTTCCCCAGACAGTGGTGGATTCCTTTTTTCCATCTAGCATATCTGGATTTTACAGCAACCTGACCAAAGCTGTTAAGGCATTAAAAGCATGA